In Labilibaculum sp. DW002, one DNA window encodes the following:
- a CDS encoding cytochrome c biogenesis protein ResB yields the protein MTKIKKALWQSPWTYSEGFLLAFGILLVGFALEFTIDSTNFGTIVFPQNIIVGGVYILLNVLLYFLIKRKSSFKFLSGVPASIGAITALSLLVIVMGIIPQVPIKKDGLVGMLNLNQLTTSIPFLFINFYLLLILGMVIIRKLFPLKWKNWGFICSHLGLWITVFAAGLGSGDLQRLRMDLHENRIEARAYDDFGKFYELPLAIKLNDFKIEEFNPKMAVVENTTGNLYEPTKPSMIMIEDSLECKLHDWKIIVEEFFLTSGRSGDRYYFLSDLGAAPAAKVKVISQQKDTISGWISCGSFNRPHESLKINDEFSLLMTVPEAKKFSSDVRIFTPDGKQRDEVLEVNKSFTVNGWKIYQLSYDEKMGIYSTKSIVEVVKDPWQIYVYIGVFMMMIGSIYMFWRGNKVTISSEQ from the coding sequence ATGACAAAAATAAAAAAGGCTTTATGGCAATCGCCTTGGACATATTCTGAAGGATTCTTATTAGCATTTGGAATACTACTAGTTGGATTTGCACTGGAATTTACCATTGATAGTACAAATTTTGGGACCATTGTCTTTCCTCAAAATATAATAGTAGGTGGTGTTTATATATTGTTAAACGTACTTTTGTATTTTTTGATTAAGCGAAAATCAAGTTTTAAATTCTTATCGGGAGTTCCAGCTTCTATTGGTGCAATAACAGCCTTAAGTTTGCTTGTAATTGTGATGGGAATTATTCCGCAGGTACCAATCAAGAAAGATGGATTGGTCGGAATGCTTAATTTGAATCAATTAACTACATCCATTCCTTTTTTGTTTATTAATTTTTATTTGTTGCTGATATTGGGAATGGTAATCATTCGAAAGCTGTTTCCTTTAAAATGGAAAAATTGGGGATTCATTTGTAGTCATTTAGGTTTATGGATAACGGTTTTTGCAGCTGGTCTTGGCTCAGGAGATCTTCAGCGTTTACGAATGGATTTGCATGAGAATAGGATAGAGGCAAGAGCTTATGATGATTTTGGCAAGTTTTACGAATTGCCATTGGCCATTAAATTAAATGATTTTAAGATTGAAGAGTTTAATCCTAAGATGGCAGTTGTTGAAAATACCACAGGTAATTTATACGAGCCAACGAAACCTTCCATGATCATGATAGAGGATTCCTTAGAGTGTAAATTGCACGATTGGAAGATAATCGTAGAGGAGTTTTTTCTGACATCTGGACGATCTGGAGATCGATATTATTTCCTTTCGGACTTAGGTGCAGCACCAGCAGCTAAAGTGAAGGTTATTTCTCAGCAAAAAGACACTATTTCTGGCTGGATCAGCTGTGGAAGTTTTAATCGTCCTCATGAGTCACTAAAAATAAACGATGAATTTTCATTGTTAATGACCGTTCCTGAAGCAAAAAAATTCTCTTCTGATGTTCGAATTTTTACGCCAGATGGAAAACAGCGAGATGAGGTATTAGAAGTAAACAAATCATTCACTGTTAACGGATGGAAAATCTACCAACTAAGCTACGATGAAAAGATGGGGATTTATTCTACCAAGAGCATTGTAGAGGTTGTGAAAGATCCTTGGCAGATATATGTATACATTGGTGTGTTTATGATGATGATTGGCTCTATTTACATGTTTTGGCGTGGAAATAAAGTAACAATTAGCAGTGAGCAGTAA
- the nrfA gene encoding ammonia-forming cytochrome c nitrite reductase, with the protein MKPIQESVGKKPMLGWIIFLATLVVVFLLGLLASSIMERRAESVFAYTPQVEYNQWEPRNEVWGENFPREFESYYNTADTSFNSKYNGNAMIDMLEVDPRLVVLWAGYGFAKDYNQGRGHYYAVDDLRNTLRTGGPTSDKDGPMPSTCWTCKSPDVPRLMNEIGVAEYYSGKWSSKGHEVVNPIGCADCHDAETMNLKVTRPYLIEAFERMGKDINDATHQEMRSLVCAQCHVEYYFNKNRVKGSAFVQLPWDKGMGVEEMEEYYDELEFKDWTHKLSKAPMLKAQHPGYEVYLKGIHADRGVSCADCHMPYKSEGGQKFTDHHIQSPLNNVANSCQVCHREETEKLIKNVYQRQDQIIENRDKLEELLVRAHVEAKKAWDLGATEKEMKPILMMIRHAQWRWDYAAASHGGSFHAPTETGRIITTGVDRAQEARIALVRIFHKYGFDGEVAYPDIATKAKAQKFIGLDMDKLNKEKETFKKNLLPEWDKKAEKREKTYKVKM; encoded by the coding sequence ATGAAACCAATACAAGAATCTGTAGGCAAAAAACCAATGTTGGGATGGATCATCTTCCTTGCAACTTTGGTGGTTGTATTTCTACTTGGATTGTTAGCTTCATCGATAATGGAAAGAAGAGCCGAATCTGTTTTTGCTTACACACCGCAGGTTGAATATAACCAGTGGGAACCTCGCAACGAGGTTTGGGGTGAAAATTTCCCTCGCGAATTTGAATCTTATTACAACACAGCCGATACTAGCTTTAATAGCAAGTATAACGGTAATGCTATGATTGATATGTTGGAAGTAGACCCTCGATTGGTTGTGCTTTGGGCAGGTTATGGTTTTGCGAAAGATTATAATCAAGGTCGTGGTCATTATTATGCAGTTGATGACTTAAGAAATACTTTACGTACAGGTGGCCCAACTAGTGATAAAGATGGACCAATGCCTTCAACATGTTGGACATGTAAATCTCCTGATGTACCTCGTTTGATGAATGAAATTGGTGTTGCTGAATATTATTCAGGAAAATGGTCGTCAAAAGGACACGAAGTTGTAAATCCTATTGGATGTGCCGACTGTCACGATGCTGAAACAATGAATCTTAAAGTTACGCGTCCATACCTAATTGAAGCTTTCGAGCGTATGGGTAAAGATATTAACGATGCAACTCATCAGGAGATGCGTTCTTTAGTTTGTGCTCAGTGTCATGTTGAGTATTATTTTAACAAGAATCGTGTTAAAGGATCTGCTTTTGTTCAGTTACCATGGGATAAAGGAATGGGCGTTGAAGAAATGGAAGAGTACTACGATGAGCTTGAGTTTAAAGATTGGACTCATAAGTTAAGTAAAGCTCCTATGTTGAAAGCTCAGCATCCGGGATACGAAGTTTACCTAAAGGGTATTCACGCTGATCGTGGTGTTTCTTGTGCTGATTGCCATATGCCTTATAAATCAGAAGGTGGACAGAAATTTACTGATCACCATATTCAATCTCCATTGAATAATGTTGCTAATTCTTGTCAGGTTTGTCACCGTGAAGAGACTGAGAAGTTGATTAAGAATGTTTATCAACGTCAGGATCAAATTATCGAGAATCGTGATAAGCTAGAAGAACTTCTTGTACGTGCTCACGTTGAAGCTAAGAAAGCTTGGGATTTAGGTGCTACTGAAAAAGAAATGAAGCCAATATTGATGATGATTCGTCACGCTCAGTGGCGTTGGGATTATGCAGCTGCTTCTCATGGTGGTTCTTTCCACGCTCCAACTGAAACGGGTCGTATTATTACTACTGGTGTAGATCGTGCACAAGAGGCTCGAATCGCTTTAGTAAGAATTTTCCATAAGTATGGTTTCGACGGAGAGGTTGCTTATCCAGATATCGCTACGAAAGCAAAAGCTCAGAAATTTATCGGTCTTGATATGGATAAATTGAATAAAGAGAAAGAAACATTTAAGAAGAATCTTCTTCCTGAGTGGGACAAAAAAGCTGAAAAGCGTGAGAAGACTTACAAAGTGAAAATGTAA
- the nrfH gene encoding cytochrome c nitrite reductase small subunit: MRKLFKFLTPPPQWKLPVLVSLGIFVGLGFYVLYLSKAASYLSDDPKTCVNCHVMAPQYATYQHSSHREVATCNDCHVPHNNVFNKYFFKAKDGLRHATMFALRMEPEVIFILEEGREVVHNNCIRCHSQTLTDPKLATQVPQHTHNTQGRVCWDCHREVPHGRVNSLSSVPNARVPVPSSPIPDWLQEYMEESKLENE; the protein is encoded by the coding sequence ATGAGAAAACTATTCAAATTTCTAACACCACCTCCACAATGGAAACTGCCGGTTTTGGTGTCTCTAGGAATATTCGTTGGACTTGGCTTTTATGTGCTTTACCTTTCAAAGGCGGCATCATATCTTTCTGATGATCCTAAAACCTGCGTCAACTGTCATGTTATGGCACCACAATATGCGACCTATCAGCATAGTTCGCACCGTGAGGTTGCTACATGTAACGATTGCCATGTACCGCACAATAATGTGTTTAATAAGTACTTTTTTAAGGCAAAAGATGGTTTGAGGCATGCAACAATGTTTGCATTAAGAATGGAACCGGAAGTCATCTTTATTTTGGAAGAAGGACGCGAAGTGGTTCACAATAACTGTATTCGCTGTCACAGCCAAACGCTGACCGACCCTAAGTTGGCAACACAAGTTCCACAACATACACATAACACGCAAGGTAGAGTGTGCTGGGATTGCCATAGAGAAGTACCTCATGGAAGGGTAAATAGCCTTTCGAGTGTTCCAAACGCACGCGTGCCGGTACCTTCAAGTCCAATTCCAGATTGGTTACAGGAATACATGGAAGAATCTAAATTAGAAAACGAATAA
- a CDS encoding alginate export family protein: MKKLFRLMLVLFLGLVPMITMAQLTFTGELRPRTEYRHGLKSLFSEADDAALFTSQRTRLNLKYNDSKFRVGLSLQDVRTWGDVKQLNMSDKNQLMLHEAWGELLFNENFSLKVGRQELVYDDSRILGNVGWAQQARSHDLALLKFKTDDKGKFHLGLAVNNDSEGLKRMLYTTNYKNMQFAWYNRKSDKFDFSLLFMNVGLQTLDVDDDLETRYNQTFGTHMNYRPGKVTLTGSLYAQSGKTVADKDISAYMFNLGMKFKVADNWKGNVGIEMLSGTDDDEIKDNNSFTPLFGTNHKFNGHMDYFYVGNHVGDVGLQDIYGGLNYSKDKFSFGSAIHIFSAAADLYKGAEKQDAYLGTEIDLSFGYKYSKSVTFKMGYSQMFASDSMEVLKGGDKDETQNWGWVMVVFTPNFLK, translated from the coding sequence ATGAAAAAACTATTTCGTCTAATGTTAGTCCTTTTTCTAGGACTAGTGCCAATGATAACGATGGCACAACTTACTTTTACAGGAGAACTTCGTCCACGTACTGAGTATCGTCATGGCTTAAAATCATTATTTAGTGAGGCTGATGATGCTGCTTTGTTCACTTCTCAACGTACACGTTTGAATTTAAAGTACAACGATTCTAAATTCCGTGTTGGTTTATCATTACAAGATGTTCGTACTTGGGGAGATGTAAAACAGCTAAATATGTCTGATAAGAATCAGTTGATGTTGCACGAAGCATGGGGTGAACTATTGTTTAATGAGAACTTTTCATTAAAAGTAGGTCGTCAGGAATTGGTTTATGATGATTCCAGAATTTTGGGTAATGTCGGTTGGGCTCAACAAGCAAGAAGTCATGACTTAGCTTTGCTTAAGTTTAAAACCGATGATAAAGGTAAATTTCATCTTGGTTTAGCTGTAAATAACGACTCTGAAGGATTAAAGAGAATGTTATACACAACAAATTATAAGAACATGCAATTTGCTTGGTATAACAGAAAATCAGACAAGTTTGATTTTAGCTTACTATTCATGAATGTAGGTCTTCAGACTCTTGATGTTGATGATGATCTTGAAACAAGATACAATCAAACTTTTGGTACACATATGAATTACCGTCCAGGTAAAGTTACTTTAACCGGATCACTATATGCTCAGTCGGGTAAAACAGTTGCGGATAAGGATATTAGTGCTTATATGTTCAACTTAGGAATGAAATTTAAGGTTGCGGATAACTGGAAAGGTAATGTTGGAATTGAAATGCTGTCAGGAACTGATGATGATGAGATAAAAGATAATAATTCTTTCACGCCTTTATTCGGAACCAATCACAAGTTTAATGGTCATATGGATTATTTCTATGTTGGCAACCATGTTGGTGATGTTGGATTACAAGATATTTATGGTGGTTTAAACTATTCAAAAGATAAGTTCTCATTTGGATCGGCTATTCATATTTTTTCTGCAGCAGCAGATTTATATAAAGGAGCTGAAAAACAAGATGCTTATTTAGGTACTGAGATTGACTTATCATTCGGATATAAGTATTCAAAATCAGTAACATTTAAAATGGGATATTCTCAGATGTTTGCATCAGATTCAATGGAAGTGTTGAAGGGTGGTGACAAAGATGAAACTCAAAACTGGGGATGGGTTATGGTTGTTTTCACTCCTAACTTTTTGAAGTAA